One part of the Paenibacillus silvisoli genome encodes these proteins:
- a CDS encoding SMC family ATPase, with protein sequence MKPILLRLSGLQSYREAQEVDFERLCEAGVFGIFGPTGSGKSSILDAVTLALYGKVERAANGTQGIMNQAEKTLAVSFTFELSGGGETKRYRVERQFKRGGDVSVSNTVSRFVELTDAGDVVLADKLADVTRCVEAQIGLGMQDFTRAVVLPQGKFAEFLSLTGKDRRSMLQRLFRLERFGDGLALKLSQRMKAAEAALNEAAAEQLGLGDASAEAVAAAEARFRDAAAAAAAARAALAEAERLHAERLHVRERLTALRAKEAQRAQLRAEAPRVAQLERELARLAAAERLAPALAAAGAAEAALRAAASRREAAGLAHAARLEAAAAAAAARTAAAAAAAEGEPRLAQRLEQLAQAQRLESEAAALAESVAAGGLRARDAEERSRSRGEQAAKAQELLGRASAKQAELRKELKAVELTAAEHDKRGALAKRLQQHDHLAAQSTATQLELAAASEQLTRSGQQAAAAEAEQRQAELELRGQLSELTPVVASLEAMNRELSALDASLPRGLERVRSELREQQRQQLAEQLAEGLVQGEPCPVCGSCVHPGNHVASSGLDAGDAVMAAWERAIQQAQQLQLRISPLHAKANSALERLTDVIGPVPLALVDPIVVVEAEVQVEDSQNLQEMQLEFDLFEAMADTDAGTVLAAEAAKPAEQTFAMPEAAAGAEADAFQPAAETLAQHESALTAIAEMAAMHESWLAQAETSFAAGRSRYAEAARRSEQAANGHRTQSALAERASAQGEQAEVALRQELALWREQFGAELAPEQGSELLLELERREAAALELRGRLEKSVGYIEEQTRAQQESASEAQAAQLEYASLSATLEGKRQQLDEKRSALTAITDGRSAAALIAAAEQELRLLRATLAQLNEQHDAAQQALSAAAQARSAAEEAELAATGRHQEASAEWLSALAASPFANGEEVAELRPLLQHQAKMSEQIVKYREAEQQLAAQIELLRDQLQGRSLTDEEWEAAVGMLEQGRAANESMLQASAKAERDLEELKAKQERWNALETKRVEMEQLCGRLKSLQTVFRGNAFVEYVAEEQLVQVCRAASERLGFLTKRRYALEVDSSGGFVIRDDANGGIRRPVSTLSGGETFLASLALALALSGQIQLRGKYPLQFFFLDEGFGTLDPELLDTVITALEKLHNETLAVGVISHVPELRARLPRRLIVTPSEPSGRGSRVELETM encoded by the coding sequence ATGAAGCCCATCTTACTTCGCTTAAGCGGACTTCAAAGCTACCGCGAGGCGCAGGAGGTCGATTTCGAGCGGCTGTGCGAAGCCGGCGTATTCGGTATCTTCGGCCCGACGGGCAGCGGCAAGTCCAGCATTCTTGACGCGGTCACGCTCGCGCTGTACGGCAAGGTCGAACGCGCGGCAAACGGGACGCAGGGCATTATGAACCAAGCGGAGAAAACGCTCGCCGTTTCGTTCACGTTCGAGCTCTCCGGCGGCGGCGAGACGAAGCGATACCGCGTCGAGCGGCAGTTCAAGCGCGGCGGCGACGTTTCGGTGAGCAACACCGTCAGCCGTTTCGTGGAGCTGACGGATGCCGGCGACGTCGTCCTGGCGGACAAGCTGGCTGACGTTACGCGCTGCGTCGAGGCGCAGATCGGCCTCGGCATGCAGGATTTCACGCGCGCGGTCGTGCTCCCGCAAGGGAAGTTCGCGGAGTTTCTGTCGCTGACCGGCAAGGACCGCCGCTCGATGCTGCAGCGGCTGTTCCGCCTGGAGCGGTTCGGCGACGGGCTGGCGCTGAAGCTGAGCCAGCGCATGAAAGCGGCGGAAGCCGCGCTGAATGAGGCGGCGGCCGAGCAGCTCGGCCTCGGCGATGCCTCCGCCGAAGCGGTTGCCGCCGCGGAGGCTCGCTTCCGCGATGCGGCGGCCGCGGCGGCGGCGGCGCGGGCCGCGCTCGCCGAAGCGGAGCGGCTGCACGCGGAGCGGCTGCACGTGCGCGAGCGGCTGACGGCGCTGCGCGCGAAGGAAGCGCAGCGGGCGCAGCTGCGCGCGGAGGCGCCGCGCGTCGCGCAGCTCGAGCGCGAGCTAGCGCGGCTTGCCGCGGCGGAGCGGCTCGCGCCCGCGCTCGCCGCGGCCGGCGCGGCCGAGGCGGCGCTGCGCGCTGCCGCCTCGCGCCGCGAGGCCGCCGGGCTGGCGCATGCCGCCCGGCTGGAGGCGGCCGCGGCCGCAGCCGCCGCGCGCACGGCGGCAGCCGCCGCGGCCGCGGAGGGCGAGCCGCGCCTGGCGCAGCGGCTCGAACAGCTCGCGCAAGCGCAGCGGCTGGAGAGCGAAGCCGCCGCGCTTGCGGAGAGCGTGGCGGCCGGCGGGCTGCGCGCCCGCGACGCGGAAGAGCGAAGCCGCAGCCGCGGCGAGCAGGCTGCGAAGGCGCAGGAGCTGCTCGGCCGGGCCTCGGCCAAGCAGGCCGAGCTGCGCAAGGAGCTGAAGGCGGTGGAGCTGACCGCCGCCGAGCATGATAAGCGGGGCGCGCTCGCCAAGCGGCTGCAGCAGCATGATCATTTGGCGGCGCAGTCAACCGCCACGCAGCTGGAGCTGGCTGCCGCGAGTGAACAGCTGACCCGTTCGGGGCAGCAGGCAGCGGCGGCGGAGGCCGAGCAGCGGCAGGCGGAGCTGGAGCTGCGAGGGCAGCTGAGCGAGCTGACGCCGGTCGTCGCCTCGCTGGAGGCGATGAACCGCGAGCTAAGCGCGCTGGACGCATCGCTTCCGCGAGGGCTGGAGCGCGTTCGCAGTGAGCTGCGCGAGCAGCAGCGGCAGCAATTGGCCGAGCAGCTGGCCGAAGGCTTGGTGCAAGGCGAGCCTTGTCCCGTGTGCGGCTCTTGCGTGCATCCGGGCAACCATGTGGCGTCGAGCGGGCTGGATGCGGGAGATGCCGTCATGGCGGCTTGGGAGCGCGCGATTCAGCAAGCCCAGCAGCTGCAGCTGCGAATCTCGCCGCTTCACGCCAAAGCCAATTCGGCGCTGGAACGTTTAACTGATGTAATCGGTCCTGTTCCTTTAGCTTTAGTTGATCCGATTGTTGTAGTCGAAGCTGAGGTTCAAGTAGAAGACTCGCAAAACCTGCAAGAGATGCAGCTTGAATTCGATCTGTTCGAGGCCATGGCTGACACCGATGCAGGTACCGTGCTTGCGGCCGAGGCAGCGAAGCCGGCCGAACAGACCTTCGCCATGCCTGAGGCGGCGGCAGGCGCCGAAGCCGATGCGTTTCAGCCGGCAGCCGAAACGCTAGCCCAACACGAATCGGCCCTCACGGCCATCGCCGAAATGGCGGCCATGCACGAAAGCTGGCTCGCCCAAGCGGAGACAAGCTTCGCCGCAGGCCGCAGCCGTTATGCGGAAGCTGCCCGCCGGTCCGAACAAGCCGCCAACGGGCATCGCACGCAGTCGGCTTTGGCTGAACGGGCTTCGGCGCAGGGCGAGCAAGCCGAGGTAGCGCTCCGGCAGGAGCTGGCGCTGTGGCGGGAGCAATTCGGCGCCGAGCTGGCGCCGGAGCAGGGCAGCGAGCTGCTGCTCGAGCTTGAGCGCCGCGAAGCCGCTGCCTTGGAGCTGCGCGGCCGGCTGGAGAAGAGCGTCGGCTACATCGAAGAGCAGACGCGCGCGCAGCAGGAGAGCGCAAGCGAGGCCCAAGCGGCCCAGCTGGAATACGCGTCGCTGTCCGCCACGCTGGAAGGAAAGCGGCAGCAGCTGGACGAGAAGCGGAGCGCGCTCACTGCCATCACGGATGGCAGGTCGGCAGCAGCGCTTATTGCCGCCGCCGAGCAGGAGCTGCGCCTGTTAAGAGCAACGCTGGCTCAGCTTAACGAGCAGCATGACGCGGCCCAGCAGGCGCTGTCGGCAGCGGCACAAGCCCGCAGCGCCGCGGAAGAAGCGGAGCTTGCGGCGACGGGCCGGCATCAGGAAGCGAGTGCAGAGTGGCTGTCAGCTTTAGCGGCGTCTCCATTTGCAAATGGAGAAGAGGTTGCCGAGCTTCGGCCGCTGCTCCAGCATCAAGCCAAGATGAGCGAGCAGATCGTGAAATATCGGGAAGCCGAACAGCAGCTGGCCGCACAGATCGAACTGCTTCGCGATCAGCTGCAGGGACGCAGCTTGACCGACGAAGAGTGGGAGGCTGCCGTCGGCATGCTGGAGCAGGGACGCGCAGCGAACGAGAGCATGCTGCAAGCGTCCGCGAAGGCGGAACGGGATTTGGAAGAATTGAAGGCGAAGCAAGAGCGCTGGAATGCTCTTGAAACGAAGCGCGTGGAGATGGAACAGCTATGCGGCCGCTTAAAATCGCTGCAGACGGTGTTCCGCGGCAACGCCTTTGTCGAATATGTCGCCGAGGAGCAGCTCGTCCAAGTGTGCAGAGCCGCCTCCGAACGGCTCGGCTTCCTGACGAAGCGCCGTTACGCGCTGGAGGTCGATTCCAGCGGCGGCTTCGTCATCCGCGACGATGCCAACGGCGGCATCCGCCGCCCGGTATCGACGCTCTCCGGCGGCGAAACGTTCCTCGCGTCGCTTGCGCTCGCGCTTGCGCTGTCCGGCCAAATCCAGCTGCGCGGCAAATATCCGCTGCAATTCTTCTTCCTCGACGAAGGCTTCGGAACGCTCGATCCGGAGCTGCTCGATACCGTCATTACGGCGCTCGAGAAGCTCCATAACGAAAC